The following is a genomic window from Bordetella petrii.
TCCGCGCACGCGCAACACCTTGGCGTTCGTCCCGGCTCAGTTCAACGAGTTCGAGGTGACGCCGAAAGAGCGCGAGCTGATCGACATCTGCAAGGAAGAGAAGGCGCAGGGCCGGAAGGTCTTGGCCTACACGGTCTATACCGGCACACGCGACACCACGTCGCGTCTGAAGATGCTGCTGGAGCAGGAAGGCTTCAAGGTCGCGGTGCTACGCGCGAGCGTGGACGCCAGCCGCCGCGAGGACTGGATCGCCGAGCAGTTGGACCGTGGCATCGACGTGCTCATCACCAACCCCGAGCTTGTGAAAACGGGACTGGACCTGTTGGAGTTTCCGACGATCGTGTTCATGCAGTCGGGCTACAACGTGTATTCGCTCCAGCAGGCGGCACGCCGCTCATGGCGCATCGGGCAGAAACTGCACGTGCGCGTGATCTACCTCGGCTACGCCGGTTCCTCGCAGATGACCTGCCTTGAACTGATGGCCAAGAAGATCATGGTCTCGCAGTCCACCTCGGGCGACGTGCCCGAATCCGGGCTGGATGTGCTCAACCAAGACGGTGATTCCGTCGAGGTCGCACTGGCCCGGCAACTAGTCGCCGCCTGATCCCCACGCCAACGCCGGCCTAGCGCCGCCGGTTTCTTGTTATTCCCAACTTGCAGCCACGCCCACGGTCTCCGTGGACGTGGCTGCGCTTTTCCTATCCCAAGGAGAGTTTCATGAACACCCATATCCAAGCCACGCCCGAAACCGTCAATGCTCGCCTGACGCTAGACGTGACCTATCTGCTCAACGGCGAGGCCGCGCCTGAAGTGCTGGCTCGGCTGGAACGCATGTGCGAACGCGCCATCGGCGAGGGTTTGCTGACCGACGAGACCGCCGTGGAAGTGGACGCCTGGTCGATCGATGTATCCGAGGTGCCTTCGGCTGCCGACCGCGAAACCCTGGAAGCCGAGATCGCCGCTTTCATGCAACAGCGCATCGAGGACGGCAACCTCGGTGCCGAGGACATTCCCATGCGCCTGGCACGCTATGGCCTGATGGCCCCCGAGGCATTCACCGACGAGATGCGCGAGCGCATGGGCATGGACGACGACGCCCTCACGGGCCGAGCCGTCATCCCCTCGACCGAACCTGCCGACGGCGGTGAGATCGAGATGCAAGTCGCGGTCGCCTGCATCGGTGCCTCCGGCAGCCCCGACGTGCCGGTCTTCAAGGTCAGGATCACCCAGGAGGAATACGACCTGGGTATCCACTACGACAAGGCCAAGGACTTCGCCAAAGAAGCCCACTACGAGGGGCCGTTCGTCTGCTTCGACGCTGCCGAATATGGCCCCATCCTGTCGGCCGCCCGCGAACTGGGTCTTGTTCCGCAGGTTGTCGTGGTCGATATGACCGACGGCCAGATCCACTCCATCCGCTGCGACAGCGGCGAGATCAAGGTCATCTGCTACGACACCAGCGACACCGAAGAGTATTCGGTGGCGGTTGCGAACCGGCCGCTCGGCGAGAACGGCCAGTTCGTGCGCTGCTGGTCGCACACCCAACTGGCACAGGTCGATCCCGGTCTGAAGCTGGCTCGGGATTGATTCAGCGCGCTCGATGTGCGTTTTCACTGGCCCCTTCGGGGGCCTTTTTCTTTGGAGGGAGGCTGTCGGTAAATCGGGCGCTGCCTGGTTCGCATTGTTTGCTGCCGCTCGTGGCCCGAGAGGCGATGGTGAGGGCTCGATGTTTCAGGACGCCGAGCTTATGTGCCCCTCTCCACCTTGGTTTCACCATCCCGAACGCCGCCTGCTGGCGGGAGTCCTCGGCCTGCTCTGGTCGGTGCTGGCTGCTGGCTGCGCGACGACGACTGCGCCGCCCCCGCCCGATGCCTTCGAGGAAGTCTTGGCCGCGCCGGAATCCGAGGCGCCCGAGTACATCCCCGTCGTGCGCTACGGTCGCTACACGCTGGTCGAGCTGGCACCCACGGCGGCGCAGCGGGACCTGCTGTTGCAGACCATCGACGTGTCCATGCCCGAAGATGCCCGTGCCACCGTCGGCGATGGGCTGCGGCATGTGCTCAAGCGCAGCGGTTACAGCCTATGCCAGACGGCGCACGCGGTGATCGAGCTGTACGCGCTGCCGCTGCCGGCGGCGCACTTGCACCTCGGCCCCATGACCTTGCGCGATGCGCTGCTCACACTGGCTGGCCCCGCCTGGGAACTGCACGTGGATGATCGCGCACGGCAGATTTGCTTCGAACGGCCTGCCGACAGCGCGGCCATCGAACCCGCATCCGAGTCACCCGCCGCCGAGGCGGTGCAGACGTTCCCGCTGGAGCCTTCTGTTTCGGGAGGCCAGCCATGACCGCCCCGCAGTCTGCCCGGCGCCCGGCCGCTGCGGTGGTGGTGCAGAGCCTTATGTGGCTCTGGCTGATCGGCCTCAGCATCTTCGTAGCCTTGGGCTACCAGACCATGAACGACCAGGCCGACCAGGAACAGCTCGCTTCCCGCCTGCAACGCCTGGAAGCGCAGGCGGCGGGCCTGGCCGAGACCATCGAGGCCATCCAGCAGCGTCCGGCCGTCGCAACGGCGGCAGACCTCAAAGACACCCGACAAATCCTGGAAGCACGCGCTGCCCAGGTTGAGAAAACGCTCAGCAGCTATGCCGCTGCCGACGACCTTCAGGCGCTGCGCGTGGAAGTTGAGCAGATCAAGGCGCGCCAGACCGCTGCGCCCGCTCCGCGCGCCGCAGCACCCGCACGACCGCGCGCATCGGGCAAGGCCGCCGCCAAGCCCGAACCGCCGCCGATGCCGTTCCGCGTCGTCGGCGCCGAATTGCGCGCTGGCCAGCGCAGCGTATCCGTCGCGCCGAGCAGCGCGGACTTCACGCCCGACCAGCTTCAGGTGCTGCTGCCAGGTGATGCGCTCGGCCCGTGGCGCTTGCAGGCGGTCGAGGGAAACACCGCCGTGTTCCAGTCCGGCGACCAGACCCGTCGCGTGGCGATTCCCTGACCGGAGCACACCGCATGAAGCCGTCGATCGTCCTTTCCGCGTTCCTGTTGGCATCCACCCAGTTGCCCGCCTGGGCGCAGCAGCCGTCCGCCGCCCCGGCCCGCAATGCGCAGAGCCAGGAGCGTCCGCTGGTCGCCCGAACCCCGAACGACCAGGTAGCAAGTGAGTGGGGCCTGCAACCGCAGGAATGGGCGCGCTATCGTGAGCTGATGGACGGGCCATTGGGCATCTACTCGCCCAACCTGGACCCGCTGTCCGCGCTGGGCATCGAGGCCCGCACCGATGAAGAACGGCGGCGCTACGCAGAACTGCAGGTGCAGGTCGAAGCACGCCGCGTCGAGAAATTGCTCGCCTACCAGCGCGCCTACGACGATGCCTGGCAGCGCCTGAACCCCGGCATGCAACGGGTGAACCTGCCTGACGACAAGCCCGGCGCAGTGCGCAGCAGCGGCCGTATGGCGGTGTTCGTCAAGGACGGCTGCGTGGCCTGCGGGCAACTCGTGCAGCGCCTGCAATCCTCGGGTACTGAGTTCGACCTGTACATGGTCGGCAGCCGCCAGGACGACGCGCGCATCCGCGACTGGGCCAAGCGCGCGCAGATCGACCCGGCACGGGTGCGCAGCGGCAGCATCACGCTCAACCATGACGGCGGCCGCTGGCTGTCGCTGGGCCTGCCCGGCGATCTCCCAGCGGTCGTGCGCGAGGTGAACGGCCAATGGCAGCGCCAACCCTGACGGCGCCGTTGCGCGCACTGGTGCTCGCTGCTGGCCTCTGCGTCTGCGCCGCCCGGGCCCAGGAAATTCCACCACCGGCCTACCAGCTTGCCGCCCAGCGCGCGGGCATTCCCTCGGCGGTGCTCTACGCCGTGGCCTTGCAGGAGAGCGGCATCCGGCGTAACGGACGCATCGTCCCGTGGCCTTGGTCCCTCAACGTCGCCGGCCAGTCGCGCCGCTACGCGACCCGCGCCGACGCCTGCGCCGGTTTGCAGCAGGCGATGCGCTCCACGCCGCACACGCGCATCGACGTGGGCCTGGGTCAGATCAACCTCGGCTACCAACAGCAGCGTTACGCCAGCGCGTGCGACTTGCTCGACCCGTACCGCAACCTCGCCATCGCTGCCGAGATTCTGAAGGAGCAGCACACCGCCGGTGAGGACTGGTTGCTGGCGATCGGCCGCTACCACCGTCCGGCGGGCGGTGAGCCCGCTGCCCGCTATCGCCGCAGCGTGTCCCGCCACCTCGCGCGCGTGCAGGGCACGCACCCAACCGCCGCGGTCCTCGCCGCGCGCCAGGAGACCTCCCCATGACGAAATCCCATCTGGCCCATCTCGCGGCGAAAGGCCTGCTCGTGCTGCTGGCTGGTCTGCCGCTGGCCTCGCGTGCCGGCGAGCCGCTGATCGTGGTCGAAGACCGTGGCGGCACGTCGGCGCTGCCGTACTACGAAGCCCTGAACCTTCAGCCGCGCGCCAACGCTCCGGCCCGGTCGCCCGTCCCGGCGCCTCAGATCCCTGCCACACCGGCGGACGAGGCCGCGATGCTGCCGGTGCGTAGCGCCAAGCTCACGTCCGGCACCGTCGCGCGGCGGGTGATCGAGGCGCCGGGCCTGCGTCCCTTTGTGGTCGTGGGCGACGACGAGGCTTCCCAGGCCTGGTTGCGCCGCCATGCAGCCTCATTGCGCGAGCGCGGCGCGGTCGGTCTGGTGGTCAACGTCGAGACCGTCCAGGGCCTGGAGCGGCTGCGCGCACTGGCACCCGGCGTCCCCCTCGCGCCCGTGTCCGGTGACGACTTGGCCGAGCGCTTGGGCCTGCGGCACTACCCGGCGCTGATCACGGCCACCGGCATCGAGCAATGAAGCCATGTCGGGGAAACAGCCGGTCGAGGTGCTGCTTCGCCCAGCGGTGGAGCTATATACCGTCGCGGCGTGTGCGGGCGCCGCGTTTCTGTCCCTGGTGGCCCCGTGGTCGCTCGCGCTGAGCCCCGCCATGGGTGTCGGCAGCGCGTTGGCGTTCGGGGCCTATGGCGCGATCCGCTACCGCGATGCCCGCGTCATCCTGCGCTACCGGCGCAACATCCGCCGCCTGCCGCGCTACGTGATGACCAGCAAGGACGTGCCGGTCAGCCAGCAACGTCTGTTTGTGGGGCGCGGCTTTTTGTGGGAGCAGAAACACACCCATAGGCTCATGCAGACATACCGGCCGGAGTTTCGGCGCTACGTCGAGCCGACGCCGGCCTACCGACTGACGCGGCGCCTGGAGGAACGGCTGGAGTTCGCGCGGTTCCCGCTTTCCCGGCTGCCGAAACTCACCGGCTGGGACGTGCCTTTCAACCCAGTGCGCCCGCTGCCGCCCGTGGGCGGACTGCCTCGGCTGCACGGCATCGAACCCGAGGAGGTGGACGTCAGCCTGCCGCTCGGCGAGCGCGTCGGGCACTCATTGGTCTTGGGGACAACCCGCGTGGGCAAGACGCGGCTGGCCGAACTGTTCGTGACCCAGGACATCCGGCGAAAGAACGCGGCGGGAGAGCACGAGGTCGTGATCGTCATCGACCCCAAAGGGGATGCCGATCTGCTGAAGCGGATGTACGTCGAGGCGCAACGCGCGGGCCGCGAGGGCGAGTTCTATGTCTTCCATTTGGGCTGGCCGGACATTTCCGCCCGCTACAACGCCGTGGGGCGCTTTGGACGTATCAGCGAGGTGGCGACCCGCATTGCAGGGCAACTCTCCGGTGAAGGCAACTCGGCGGCTTTCAGGGAATTTGCCTGGCGCTTCGTCAACATCATCGCCCGCGCCTTGGTGGAACTGGGGCAGCGTCCGGACTACATGCTGATCCAGCGGCATGTCATCAACATCGACGCGCTGTTCATCGAGTACGCCCAGCACTACTTCGCCAAGACGGAGCCGAAAGCCTGGGAGGTGATCGTCCAGATCGAGGCCAAGCTCAACGAGAAGAACATCCCGCGCAACATGATCGGGCGCGAGAAGCGCGTGGTGGCGCTGGAGCAGTACCTGTCCCAAGCCCGCAACTACGACCCTGTGCTGGACGGTTTGCGCTCTGCCGTGCGGTACGACAAGACGTATTTCGACAAGATCGTCGCCAGCCTCTTGCCTCTGCTGGAAAAACTCACGAGCGGCAAGATCGCGCAGCTCCTGGCCCCGAACTATTCCGACCTGGCCGACCCGCGCCCGATCTTCGATTGGATGCAGGTCATTAGGAAGCGGGCCATCGTCTATGTGGGCCTGGACGCGCTGTCCGATGCCGAGGTCGCCGCAGCGGTCGGCAACTCGATGTTCAGCGATCTCGTCTCGGTCGCAGGCCATATCTACAAGCACGGGATCGACGATGGCCTGCCGGGCGCTTCGGCCGGCGCGCGCGTGCCGATCAACGTCCATGCCGATGAGTTCAACGAGTTGATGGGTGACGAGTTCATTCCGCTGATCAACAAAGGTGGTGGCGCCGGGCTGCAAGTCACCGCGTACACGCAGACCCTCTCGGACATTGAGGCCCGCATTGGCAACCGCGCCAAGGCCGGTCAGGTCATCGGCAACTTCAACAACCTGTTCATGCTGCGCGTGCGCGAGACCGCGACCGCTGAACTGCTGACCCGGCAACTACCGAAGGTCGAGGTTTATACGACCACCATCGTCAGCGGCGCGACCGACAGCTCGGACATTCGCGGGGCGACGGATTTCACGTCCAACACTCAGGACCGCATCAGCATGTCCAGCGTGCCGATGATCGAGCCGTCGCACATCGTCGGCTTGCCCAAGGGCCAGTGTTTTGCATTGTTGCAGGGCGGCCAACTTTGGAAGGTTCGCATGCCGCTGCCGGCACCGGACCCCGATGAGGTCATGCCACAGGATCTGCAACAACTCGCGGGCTACATGCGCCAGAGCTACAGCGAGGCCACGCAGTGGTGGGAGTTCACCAGCTCCCCGGCGCTGCAGGACGGGGCCTTGCCCGACGACCTGCTGGATGATGCTGCTGCGGTCGAACCTGGCCTTGTGGCCACCGACGACAGCGCCGGCAACGAGGCCTCGCCATGAAGGATGCCGCCTCGACCGCGCAGCGGGAGCAGAACCAGCGCCAAGGCCTGATCGTCGGCACCATCACCTTGCCGTTCCGGCTGCTCGGGGTGCTGATCGGCTCACTGCTGTTCTCCATCGTCGTGGAATGCGTCGGCATGCACCTGTTCTGGAAGGACCAGGGCTGGCGTCACTCCCAGCAGATGTTGCAGTACGAGCTGGGGCACCTGTCCAACCACTTCACGCGCAGCGTCGTCGTGCGGGAGCCAGGGCGCACGGCGCATGAGCTGGTGGACACCGGCTACGAATGGGTATTCGTGCGCTCGGGACTGCTGGAACGCATGAGCCAGACCGCCGAGCGTGCCCGTGCGCCCAGCCACGGGCAGACGCGCAACTTCCGCTATTACATCAGCCAGGTCTATGTCTGGACCGAGAGCTACCTGATCGCCGCGGCCTTCACGACGCTGACCTTCCTTGTGCGCCTGCTGGTCCTTGTGCTCACGTTGCCGCTGATCTCCACTGCGGCGTTCGTCGGCCTGATCGACGGCTTGGTGCGCAGGGACGTGCGCCGGTTCGGCGCGGGCCGCGAATCGGGTTTCATCTACCACCGTGCGAAAGCCAGCCTGATGCCCATAGCCGTTCTGCCCTGGGTCACGTACCTGGCCTTGCCGATCTCGGTACACCCATTACTGATCCTCTTGCCGAGCGCCGCCTTGCTGGGACTGGCGGTGTCTCTGACTGCGGGGAGCTTCAAAAAGTACCTGTGAGTGCTCGCCACCGGCAGCGCAGGAAGTAGTCGATGCTCAGACCTTCAACCGTGCGTACACCTGTTCCCAGGCCTTTGCAGCACGAACCTGTGCCGCCTCCATTTCGGCCCTGATCAGTTCGGTCATCTCGGCGTGGCCGGCTTCGGCTTCCTCCCAGATGAAGTACCTGCGCATCTCGTGCGTCTCGCCGTCCACGAAGACCATCGTCTCGAACAAGAGGGGATCGCCGCCTAGCGCGTGGTTGTGGTCCAGGCCGAGAAAAACCGTGGAGATACGGACGTCATCTATCCATGTTTCCGCCACACGCCTGTCGCCTTCCGCCATCCACATAGACCACTCAACGAGACTGTCGCACGGCACGGAGCGACGGCCATCGAGCTTGTAGTGCATGAGGCGTGGAGGACGGGGAATAGCCATGCTGAAAGAGTACCCCAACTCCATTTCTCTCCCCAATCTTCGCCATCGGTCTGCCCGGAGTTCAGCACGGCGCCGATAGGCACTTTCCGGGCCTCGAATCCGTGTCGAAAACCCATGAATCCGGTCATCTGCGGGTTCCTATTGTTTGCAGCCTAAAGCAGCGCTGATCTCCACGATCAAGCCATTGCTGATCACACAGGAATGGCGCGATGGTGGCTTTAACCTGGCTGCGCGCCGCGCATCGCGGCGTGCCCACTTTTCTCGTGATGGCCCTCCTGCTGGGCCAGTCCCCGATGGCGTTGGGCGAGTCCCCGGCGCAGCGCCAGGAGTTGGTCGCCGCGCTGCGCCAGCTCGACGCGCTGGAGCGCACCGTCGCCGACAGCGCCGCGCATGCCTCCATCCAGCCGGGCGAACGCTATCACTTCGATTACCCGCGGCTGCTGGCTGATCTAGCGCGTATGCGCGCTGGCATCCAGGCCCACCTTACCCCGTCGCGTGCCCAGCCGCGCGACACCTCCGAACTGGCCGGCGGCTACCGCACCGAGCGGGCCGTCGAGGGATCGCTGCCGACGACTGTGGAGAACAAGCCATGAACGGCGCCCAGGTCTCGGCATTTCAGGCCAACAGCGGCATCGCGCCTTCAGCGATGGCGACCGTCCTGGTCGGCGTCGTGTTCGCGGTCCTGCTCGTCTGGGGCGTCTGGGCCATCCGAACGGCCTACGTGGGGTGGTCCGAGAGCCGCCTCAACCAGCGCCAGTTCCTCGGCGTCTGCATCCGCTTCGTCGCGATGTACCTCGTCCTGAGTTTCTTCCTCCTCTCTTGACCTGAAAGGCATGACCATGCAAAACCGCATCCTCAATTCCCGTCTCGCCCAGCGCGCCGCCGTGGCCCTGGGCATCGCCGCGCTGCCCGCGCTGTCGTTCGCGCAGGGTTTGCCGCAGTTGGAGAACCCGACCCGTGGCACCGGCAACGGCATCATGGAGACGATCCGCAACTACGGCTACGACATCATCATGCTCGTGGCATTGCTGGTTGTGGCGTCGATGTTTATTGGCGTCTGCTACCACGCCTACGGGACCTACGCGGAAATCCACACTGGCCGCAAAACCTGGGGCCAATTCGGCCTCACGGTCGCCATCGGCGCAGTGCTGCTCGTGATCGGCATCTGGCTGCTCACCGAAGCCACCGGCATCCTGTAAGGCGAGGCTGGTATGTCCGAGCAGCAGCACGTCCGTGCTGACGGGACGGTCACGTTCCTTCCGCACCGGCTCAACCGCCATCCCGTTGTTGTGCGCGGCCTCACCGCCGACGAGCTGTGGATCTGCTGCGGCCTGTCCGGCGCCGCCGGCCTGCTGGTCGGTGCGCCGCTGTCCTGGGTGTTCCGCACGATCGCGCTTGCACCCACGTTCGTCGTGCTGGGCGTGGCCTTCGGCGTGTTCATCGGGGGCGGCATCCTGCGTCGCCTCAAGCGTGGGCGTCCCGACACCTGGCTGTATCGGCAACTCCAGTGGCGCATCGCCACGCGCCACCCGCTGGTGGCAGGCTGGGTGGGCGGCCATGTACTGATCTCACGCTCCGGCTTCTGGACCACCCGAAGGTCTGCAGCAAGGGGGTCACGATGAGCCGTTTCAAGAACGAGATCACCCATCTGCAGGCGCACATCAAGACGCTCCGCCTGGGTGCTGGCGCGCTGGTCATCGTCGCCCTGGTCATGGGCGGCGGCTGGTGGAGCGCTCCGCGCGACTTG
Proteins encoded in this region:
- a CDS encoding TIGR03745 family integrating conjugative element membrane protein, with the translated sequence MQNRILNSRLAQRAAVALGIAALPALSFAQGLPQLENPTRGTGNGIMETIRNYGYDIIMLVALLVVASMFIGVCYHAYGTYAEIHTGRKTWGQFGLTVAIGAVLLVIGIWLLTEATGIL
- the traD gene encoding type IV conjugative transfer system coupling protein TraD, giving the protein MSGKQPVEVLLRPAVELYTVAACAGAAFLSLVAPWSLALSPAMGVGSALAFGAYGAIRYRDARVILRYRRNIRRLPRYVMTSKDVPVSQQRLFVGRGFLWEQKHTHRLMQTYRPEFRRYVEPTPAYRLTRRLEERLEFARFPLSRLPKLTGWDVPFNPVRPLPPVGGLPRLHGIEPEEVDVSLPLGERVGHSLVLGTTRVGKTRLAELFVTQDIRRKNAAGEHEVVIVIDPKGDADLLKRMYVEAQRAGREGEFYVFHLGWPDISARYNAVGRFGRISEVATRIAGQLSGEGNSAAFREFAWRFVNIIARALVELGQRPDYMLIQRHVINIDALFIEYAQHYFAKTEPKAWEVIVQIEAKLNEKNIPRNMIGREKRVVALEQYLSQARNYDPVLDGLRSAVRYDKTYFDKIVASLLPLLEKLTSGKIAQLLAPNYSDLADPRPIFDWMQVIRKRAIVYVGLDALSDAEVAAAVGNSMFSDLVSVAGHIYKHGIDDGLPGASAGARVPINVHADEFNELMGDEFIPLINKGGGAGLQVTAYTQTLSDIEARIGNRAKAGQVIGNFNNLFMLRVRETATAELLTRQLPKVEVYTTTIVSGATDSSDIRGATDFTSNTQDRISMSSVPMIEPSHIVGLPKGQCFALLQGGQLWKVRMPLPAPDPDEVMPQDLQQLAGYMRQSYSEATQWWEFTSSPALQDGALPDDLLDDAAAVEPGLVATDDSAGNEASP
- a CDS encoding integrating conjugative element protein, with protein sequence MTKSHLAHLAAKGLLVLLAGLPLASRAGEPLIVVEDRGGTSALPYYEALNLQPRANAPARSPVPAPQIPATPADEAAMLPVRSAKLTSGTVARRVIEAPGLRPFVVVGDDEASQAWLRRHAASLRERGAVGLVVNVETVQGLERLRALAPGVPLAPVSGDDLAERLGLRHYPALITATGIEQ
- a CDS encoding transglycosylase SLT domain-containing protein; translated protein: MAAPTLTAPLRALVLAAGLCVCAARAQEIPPPAYQLAAQRAGIPSAVLYAVALQESGIRRNGRIVPWPWSLNVAGQSRRYATRADACAGLQQAMRSTPHTRIDVGLGQINLGYQQQRYASACDLLDPYRNLAIAAEILKEQHTAGEDWLLAIGRYHRPAGGEPAARYRRSVSRHLARVQGTHPTAAVLAARQETSP
- a CDS encoding TIGR03759 family integrating conjugative element protein, translating into MKPSIVLSAFLLASTQLPAWAQQPSAAPARNAQSQERPLVARTPNDQVASEWGLQPQEWARYRELMDGPLGIYSPNLDPLSALGIEARTDEERRRYAELQVQVEARRVEKLLAYQRAYDDAWQRLNPGMQRVNLPDDKPGAVRSSGRMAVFVKDGCVACGQLVQRLQSSGTEFDLYMVGSRQDDARIRDWAKRAQIDPARVRSGSITLNHDGGRWLSLGLPGDLPAVVREVNGQWQRQP
- a CDS encoding integrative conjugative element protein, RAQPRD family; this encodes MVALTWLRAAHRGVPTFLVMALLLGQSPMALGESPAQRQELVAALRQLDALERTVADSAAHASIQPGERYHFDYPRLLADLARMRAGIQAHLTPSRAQPRDTSELAGGYRTERAVEGSLPTTVENKP
- the pilL2 gene encoding PFGI-1 class ICE element type IV pilus protein PilL2; the encoded protein is MCPSPPWFHHPERRLLAGVLGLLWSVLAAGCATTTAPPPPDAFEEVLAAPESEAPEYIPVVRYGRYTLVELAPTAAQRDLLLQTIDVSMPEDARATVGDGLRHVLKRSGYSLCQTAHAVIELYALPLPAAHLHLGPMTLRDALLTLAGPAWELHVDDRARQICFERPADSAAIEPASESPAAEAVQTFPLEPSVSGGQP
- a CDS encoding TIGR03758 family integrating conjugative element protein, translating into MNGAQVSAFQANSGIAPSAMATVLVGVVFAVLLVWGVWAIRTAYVGWSESRLNQRQFLGVCIRFVAMYLVLSFFLLS
- a CDS encoding TIGR03750 family conjugal transfer protein, whose product is MSEQQHVRADGTVTFLPHRLNRHPVVVRGLTADELWICCGLSGAAGLLVGAPLSWVFRTIALAPTFVVLGVAFGVFIGGGILRRLKRGRPDTWLYRQLQWRIATRHPLVAGWVGGHVLISRSGFWTTRRSAARGSR
- a CDS encoding TIGR03747 family integrating conjugative element membrane protein, encoding MKDAASTAQREQNQRQGLIVGTITLPFRLLGVLIGSLLFSIVVECVGMHLFWKDQGWRHSQQMLQYELGHLSNHFTRSVVVREPGRTAHELVDTGYEWVFVRSGLLERMSQTAERARAPSHGQTRNFRYYISQVYVWTESYLIAAAFTTLTFLVRLLVLVLTLPLISTAAFVGLIDGLVRRDVRRFGAGRESGFIYHRAKASLMPIAVLPWVTYLALPISVHPLLILLPSAALLGLAVSLTAGSFKKYL